One region of Vibrio zhugei genomic DNA includes:
- the yidD gene encoding membrane protein insertion efficiency factor YidD, translating to MLKFLSLALIHRYQVRGGSKKLLNIDCNFEPTCSEYTKQCIVKYGAIKGWKLGLARIKRCNQPDLIEKIHDEVP from the coding sequence GTGTTGAAGTTCTTATCTTTGGCGCTGATCCATCGCTATCAAGTGCGCGGTGGTTCAAAAAAACTGCTCAATATTGACTGTAATTTTGAGCCTACTTGCTCGGAATACACCAAACAATGCATTGTCAAATACGGGGCAATAAAAGGCTGGAAATTGGGGTTGGCAAGAATCAAACGCTGTAATCAACCTGACCTCATTGAAAAAATACACGATGAGGTACCCTAA
- a CDS encoding DUF4177 domain-containing protein: MTKFTEYKVVPIVEGGCGTILLGASGLPLQKMEAELNRYAQDGWQVVFQVVEKKRFMLFWVREAVIVTLGR; the protein is encoded by the coding sequence ATGACAAAATTTACAGAATATAAAGTGGTGCCGATTGTGGAAGGCGGATGCGGAACGATTTTATTAGGGGCGAGTGGTCTGCCGCTCCAAAAGATGGAAGCTGAGCTTAACAGATACGCACAAGATGGCTGGCAGGTTGTCTTTCAGGTCGTTGAGAAAAAACGCTTTATGCTGTTTTGGGTTCGAGAAGCGGTGATTGTGACGCTGGGCCGTTAA
- a CDS encoding S41 family peptidase encodes MKRNLLYCALLSSLSGFSQASVNQEHQGYYYSPALHGNQLVFSSEGDLWRMKLNEKNAERLTSRVGHEVGTIISPDGQQIAFVANYTKGASEAYIMPINGGVPKQVTFENSSVSLMQWTQNNHLIYSTRNTSGPGGSYHLKTLNLDTGISQDIPLYGANSASLDEKNGELYFKRFGLSTSGDNVHAYHGGGQGRIWKYKMGSHHEASLLTHADSGSSSHPMYYHDKIYYVSDKSGNKNLWSMDTDGRHPKQLTFYKQWPVYSPTLSDGKIAFQLGADIVIYTINDTASSSPKTRTLPIHLISDKPYVQERWIKNPTDYISSARLSHEGEKAVITARGKVVIAASDGTRLVKITTPPHSRIKNAILSKNKQWVYALCDASGEEQIWRFSADGSDTMKQITHQGHSIRWSLDESPDGKYLLTDDVKGQLWLVNVKTGKMKVLLKHGPNRQSFGEYTWSNDSRYVAIATQLDTDRHATVILYDVTTDKHQRLMSPRYDSYSPSFSQDGHWLYFLSDRALKVTSNSPWDPRSPSPSMENQSEIFALALEPNSLFPFEPIDELQLAKKGQEKPKKSNKTHSDNETATKPQAAPATHIVWNGLKDRLWQVPVAAGQYSKVISIKNGLILEEWNNEGERRLISLKYTHKKAKIKPLVADIQGFDISDDHRHLLIQSGEEYFITPAKLSLPKDMSEFKVDTKHWVMQINPRDEWRQMLHNAWLMHRDMFYDPTMKGVDWEQVKTTMTPYISRVSDRYELGILLAQMVGGLNTMHSQLIFGSDLPALEPKDTATPSCLGATLKHTQDGIELGHIYRSDPEVPDFASPLNKPGVDAKDGDTVVAINHDAIHSLKDVNQALNNQAGQKVLLTLRRGEKEHSTIVTPTSTSQCRQLNTQDWAEQNRRKVAKLSDNKIGYVYLQAMGTEDYEVFAREFYADLDKEGLIIDVRNNYGGNIDPWILNALLRKAWMYWKPRHGSPESGMQQAFRGHVTVLANQLTYSDGETFTAGFKALNLGPVIGRRTFGAGVWLDDANRLTDGGSIRVADIPTYSVATGKQLVEQKGVSPTIKVSNLPYATFMGQDAQLEKAIHYLQNKAKTDPILPLDHHHRS; translated from the coding sequence ATGAAAAGGAATTTGCTCTATTGCGCACTGTTATCAAGTTTGAGTGGCTTTTCTCAAGCTTCTGTTAATCAAGAACACCAAGGTTACTACTATTCCCCCGCATTACATGGCAATCAGTTAGTTTTCTCCTCAGAAGGCGACCTATGGCGGATGAAACTCAATGAAAAAAACGCTGAACGCCTAACCTCGCGAGTCGGTCATGAAGTCGGCACGATTATTTCTCCCGATGGTCAACAAATCGCTTTTGTCGCCAATTATACTAAAGGCGCGTCTGAAGCCTATATCATGCCAATCAATGGGGGCGTACCTAAGCAAGTCACGTTTGAAAATAGCTCGGTCTCACTCATGCAGTGGACCCAGAACAATCATCTCATTTACTCAACTCGCAATACCTCTGGGCCTGGCGGTTCCTATCACCTCAAAACCCTCAACCTTGATACTGGTATCAGCCAAGATATTCCCTTATATGGCGCCAATTCAGCGAGTCTTGATGAGAAAAACGGAGAATTGTATTTTAAACGTTTCGGACTCTCGACCAGTGGTGATAATGTTCATGCTTATCATGGTGGCGGGCAAGGAAGAATATGGAAATATAAGATGGGTAGCCATCATGAAGCGTCGTTGTTAACCCATGCTGACAGTGGCTCATCAAGTCACCCTATGTATTACCATGATAAAATTTATTATGTGTCGGATAAAAGCGGGAATAAAAACCTTTGGTCGATGGACACCGATGGCCGTCATCCCAAACAGCTGACTTTTTATAAGCAATGGCCCGTCTATTCACCCACATTAAGTGATGGCAAAATCGCCTTTCAATTAGGGGCGGATATTGTTATCTATACGATCAATGATACGGCAAGCTCATCCCCAAAAACCCGCACACTGCCTATCCATTTAATCTCGGATAAACCTTACGTACAAGAACGGTGGATAAAAAATCCAACCGACTACATCAGTAGTGCCCGTCTTTCTCATGAGGGTGAAAAAGCCGTCATTACGGCAAGAGGTAAAGTGGTGATTGCGGCAAGTGATGGCACTCGACTGGTCAAAATCACCACGCCCCCACACAGTCGCATCAAAAATGCGATTTTAAGTAAAAACAAACAATGGGTTTACGCGTTATGTGATGCCTCTGGAGAAGAACAAATTTGGCGCTTCTCAGCAGACGGTAGCGATACGATGAAACAAATCACCCATCAAGGGCACTCGATTCGCTGGAGTTTAGATGAGTCTCCAGATGGCAAATACTTATTAACTGATGATGTTAAAGGTCAACTCTGGCTCGTTAATGTCAAAACAGGCAAAATGAAAGTACTGCTTAAACACGGTCCCAATAGACAATCTTTTGGCGAGTACACATGGTCGAATGATAGCCGTTATGTCGCTATCGCAACGCAACTTGATACCGACCGCCACGCAACCGTCATCTTATACGATGTCACAACGGATAAGCATCAACGACTCATGTCTCCTCGTTATGATTCTTATTCACCGAGCTTTAGTCAGGATGGGCACTGGTTGTATTTCTTATCCGACCGTGCATTGAAAGTCACCTCGAATTCTCCTTGGGACCCTCGCTCTCCATCCCCCAGCATGGAAAACCAATCGGAAATATTTGCGTTGGCGTTAGAACCCAATTCACTCTTCCCATTTGAACCGATAGACGAATTACAGTTAGCCAAAAAAGGGCAAGAGAAACCGAAAAAATCCAACAAAACGCATTCTGATAATGAGACGGCCACGAAACCTCAAGCAGCACCTGCCACTCATATCGTCTGGAATGGCCTCAAGGATAGACTTTGGCAAGTGCCCGTTGCTGCAGGGCAGTATTCCAAAGTCATCAGCATCAAAAACGGCCTCATCCTTGAAGAGTGGAATAATGAAGGGGAAAGGCGCTTAATCAGCCTAAAATATACGCATAAAAAAGCGAAAATTAAGCCTTTGGTTGCTGATATTCAAGGGTTTGATATTTCCGACGATCATCGCCATCTGCTTATTCAATCCGGTGAAGAGTACTTCATCACGCCAGCAAAACTGTCACTGCCAAAAGACATGAGTGAATTTAAAGTCGACACCAAACACTGGGTGATGCAAATTAACCCTCGCGATGAATGGCGACAAATGCTTCACAATGCTTGGTTAATGCACCGTGATATGTTTTATGACCCAACAATGAAAGGCGTGGATTGGGAGCAAGTCAAAACGACGATGACCCCATATATCTCACGCGTGTCCGACCGTTATGAGTTAGGCATCTTACTTGCACAGATGGTCGGTGGACTCAATACCATGCATTCACAACTGATATTTGGATCTGATCTTCCGGCGTTGGAGCCCAAAGATACCGCGACCCCTTCATGCCTTGGTGCAACTCTCAAACACACTCAAGATGGCATCGAACTCGGTCATATCTATCGCTCGGATCCCGAAGTGCCAGATTTCGCCAGCCCACTAAATAAACCCGGCGTCGATGCGAAAGATGGCGATACGGTGGTTGCGATTAATCATGATGCTATCCATAGCCTAAAGGATGTCAATCAAGCACTGAATAACCAGGCAGGACAAAAAGTCTTATTGACGTTACGACGTGGGGAGAAAGAGCATTCAACCATAGTGACACCAACCAGTACGTCGCAATGTCGGCAACTCAATACCCAAGATTGGGCGGAACAAAATCGTAGAAAAGTCGCGAAGTTAAGCGACAACAAGATCGGGTATGTGTACCTACAAGCCATGGGGACTGAGGACTATGAAGTCTTTGCACGAGAGTTTTACGCGGATCTCGATAAAGAGGGACTCATTATTGATGTTCGGAATAATTACGGCGGTAATATCGATCCGTGGATCCTCAATGCACTGCTTAGAAAAGCTTGGATGTATTGGAAACCACGCCATGGTTCACCAGAAAGTGGCATGCAACAAGCATTTCGCGGCCATGTAACCGTCCTTGCCAATCAGCTCACCTATTCTGACGGCGAAACGTTTACAGCTGGCTTCAAAGCGTTAAACCTTGGTCCAGTCATTGGCCGTAGAACCTTTGGTGCCGGTGTATGGCTTGATGATGCCAATAGACTAACCGACGGGGGCAGTATTCGTGTCGCCGATATCCCGACCTATTCCGTCGCGACCGGAAAACAATTGGTAGAACAAAAAGGAGTATCACCGACCATAAAAGTGAGTAATCTTCCTTATGCCACGTTTATGGGACAGGATGCACAATTAGAAAAAGCCATCCACTATTTGCAAAATAAAGCAAAAACGGACCCGATTCTTCCCTTAGATCACCATCACCGTTCATAG
- a CDS encoding CPXCG motif-containing cysteine-rich protein has translation MYQLTETTIHCPYCGEPIDVLLDPADIDQQYIEDCQVCCKPINFFVFDEGNEELSVTVSSDD, from the coding sequence GTGTATCAATTAACCGAAACCACCATCCATTGCCCGTATTGTGGCGAGCCTATCGATGTATTATTGGATCCTGCCGATATTGACCAGCAATATATCGAAGACTGCCAAGTATGTTGTAAGCCCATTAACTTTTTTGTCTTTGATGAGGGCAATGAGGAATTATCGGTGACGGTTTCCAGTGATGACTAG
- a CDS encoding YeeE/YedE family protein — MNKLAFALVALISGLLFGVGMAISGMANPQIVLGFLDVFGDWDPRLIFVMGGALAVFIPGYRWLILPRTTPVNSDEFCLSTNTHIDRTLISGAVIFGLGWGLAGICPGPAMASLTMGNPDVWIFVIAMVSGLTLTHRRLTRYQ, encoded by the coding sequence ATGAATAAGCTAGCTTTTGCATTGGTGGCGTTGATTTCTGGTTTATTGTTTGGTGTGGGTATGGCCATTTCAGGTATGGCAAACCCGCAAATTGTACTCGGTTTTTTAGATGTATTTGGTGATTGGGATCCACGCTTAATTTTTGTGATGGGCGGTGCACTTGCGGTTTTCATCCCCGGTTATCGCTGGTTAATTCTCCCTAGAACCACCCCAGTCAATAGTGACGAATTCTGTTTATCGACCAATACACACATTGATCGAACGCTTATCAGCGGTGCGGTGATTTTTGGCCTTGGCTGGGGATTAGCGGGGATTTGTCCGGGACCGGCTATGGCCAGTTTAACGATGGGCAATCCAGATGTATGGATATTTGTGATTGCGATGGTGTCTGGTTTAACCTTGACTCATCGACGGCTTACCCGTTATCAATAA
- a CDS encoding YeeE/YedE family protein, with protein MKEYVMTIPWYSLGGGVLLGMSAVLLLLFNGKVAGISGIVTRAISTTKGDVLWRYLFLFGLIAGGWLAAQSAWAEMPTAFTGHSGWYYAVAGLLVGVGTRLGNGCTSGHGICGMGRFSPRSIVATLIFMLVAAVTVFCTVHVLGSGQ; from the coding sequence ATTAAGGAGTATGTAATGACGATACCTTGGTATTCGCTTGGTGGTGGCGTGTTATTGGGGATGTCCGCCGTATTATTACTGTTATTTAACGGTAAGGTCGCCGGGATCAGCGGAATCGTGACACGTGCTATTTCGACAACGAAAGGGGATGTGCTCTGGCGTTATCTCTTTTTGTTTGGTCTTATCGCGGGTGGTTGGCTCGCGGCGCAAAGTGCTTGGGCTGAAATGCCGACGGCCTTTACTGGTCACTCAGGGTGGTACTACGCCGTCGCTGGTCTGCTGGTGGGAGTCGGAACACGCTTAGGTAATGGTTGTACCAGCGGGCATGGTATTTGTGGGATGGGGCGTTTTTCACCTCGCTCAATCGTCGCCACACTGATTTTTATGCTGGTTGCTGCAGTGACCGTATTTTGCACCGTTCATGTATTAGGGAGTGGACAATGA
- a CDS encoding DKNYY domain-containing protein: protein MKLAINIIVTFALCWWPLILMMSPMMFDAPDSENDKSIVIGGLLFMSYPVILFLLLGLFGAEFYGINSWRLAIISAVILALIFTVFGYASMVSNVMRGIPNSGYGVVDGQVYYNARPIKQADAASFHAFQREEFGYLHSAQSYAKDHQHLYYQGNVVANVDITNVEGKVLGSNLYWLTDHTVIYQGTVINGADPQSFQPFKQYTSWASSGTGDDKHIFYQHQRLEQADAATFEILDHSYAKDRQHIYYGLTPILEEADPIHFMLLDEYVARDEDAVYFLNGTDSHRIALATPQEFTALGRNYYKSQDRIFYIEAYQAVHVLEGVDAQTFEVTDYDSETGSDARDAQHWYLSGERIAR, encoded by the coding sequence ATGAAACTTGCTATTAATATTATCGTCACGTTCGCACTTTGCTGGTGGCCCCTTATTTTAATGATGTCGCCGATGATGTTTGATGCGCCAGATTCCGAAAACGACAAAAGTATTGTGATCGGTGGATTATTGTTTATGAGTTACCCGGTCATACTGTTCCTGTTATTAGGACTATTCGGGGCCGAGTTCTATGGTATCAACAGCTGGCGATTGGCCATCATCAGTGCGGTGATTCTTGCGCTGATATTTACCGTGTTTGGTTATGCATCGATGGTCAGTAATGTAATGCGAGGCATCCCTAACTCAGGCTACGGCGTGGTCGATGGTCAGGTGTACTATAATGCTCGCCCGATAAAGCAGGCCGATGCTGCCAGCTTTCATGCTTTTCAACGCGAAGAATTCGGTTACCTTCACAGCGCGCAATCGTACGCCAAAGATCATCAGCATTTGTATTATCAAGGCAACGTGGTGGCGAATGTGGATATCACGAACGTAGAAGGCAAAGTGCTCGGCTCTAACCTGTATTGGTTAACGGATCATACGGTCATTTATCAAGGTACCGTCATCAATGGGGCCGATCCTCAGTCATTTCAGCCGTTTAAACAGTATACCAGTTGGGCGTCATCTGGGACGGGTGATGACAAGCACATTTTCTACCAGCATCAGAGGCTCGAACAGGCAGACGCGGCGACGTTTGAAATTCTCGATCATTCTTATGCCAAAGATCGTCAGCACATTTATTATGGCCTTACGCCCATTCTTGAAGAGGCGGATCCGATCCATTTTATGTTGCTCGATGAGTATGTTGCCCGTGATGAGGATGCGGTGTACTTTCTTAATGGTACAGACAGTCATCGTATTGCACTCGCAACGCCGCAAGAATTTACCGCGTTAGGCCGCAATTATTACAAGAGTCAAGACCGCATCTTTTACATTGAAGCCTATCAAGCGGTGCACGTATTAGAAGGGGTTGATGCGCAAACATTCGAAGTCACCGATTATGACAGTGAGACAGGTTCGGATGCGCGTGATGCCCAGCATTGGTATCTTTCTGGTGAACGGATTGCGAGATAG
- a CDS encoding NAD(P)-dependent oxidoreductase produces the protein MKKKVILYTEIPDQERQRLEDEFDVTFFNGINETNQDTFLTALSTAEGLIGSSVKMTPEWLDHAPKLKAASTISVGTDHYDLRYLAKRNIPLMHTPSVLDETTADTLFMLLMCTARRAIELSNMVRAGNWHQPIGKEYYGTDVHGKTLGIIGMGRIGYAIAKRGHFGFNMTIQYSNRHRKPDAEHTLNATYTDLDTLLKTSDFVCVMTPLTEQTQRLIGAREFAMMKDTAIFINGSRGQVIDEAALIEALRTGSIRAAGLDVFEVEPLPGDSPLCTLDNAVLFPHIGSATAETRLAMVSCAVDNLICALNGDISKNCANQHVFNKNG, from the coding sequence ATGAAGAAAAAAGTCATATTATACACAGAGATTCCAGATCAAGAACGTCAACGCTTAGAGGACGAATTCGACGTTACTTTCTTCAATGGCATCAATGAAACCAATCAAGACACGTTTCTCACCGCCCTTTCAACAGCAGAAGGCTTGATTGGCTCTAGTGTCAAGATGACGCCTGAGTGGCTCGATCATGCGCCGAAACTGAAAGCCGCCTCAACCATTTCCGTTGGTACGGATCACTATGATTTACGCTACCTTGCCAAGCGCAATATTCCTTTGATGCACACACCGAGCGTGCTGGACGAAACCACCGCAGACACACTATTCATGCTGCTTATGTGTACCGCGCGCCGAGCCATTGAATTATCCAATATGGTGCGCGCAGGGAACTGGCACCAACCCATAGGCAAAGAATATTATGGTACTGATGTCCACGGCAAAACGCTGGGGATAATCGGCATGGGACGCATTGGCTATGCCATTGCCAAACGTGGGCATTTTGGCTTCAATATGACCATTCAATACAGTAACCGCCACCGTAAGCCGGACGCAGAACACACCCTAAACGCAACGTATACGGATCTGGACACTCTGCTGAAAACATCGGACTTTGTCTGTGTGATGACGCCGTTAACCGAGCAAACACAGCGATTAATCGGTGCAAGAGAATTCGCCATGATGAAAGATACTGCCATTTTCATCAACGGCTCGCGCGGTCAGGTTATTGACGAAGCGGCTCTGATCGAGGCGCTGCGCACAGGCTCGATTCGTGCTGCGGGTTTGGATGTCTTCGAAGTAGAACCCCTACCCGGTGATTCGCCGCTATGCACACTCGATAATGCCGTCTTGTTTCCGCATATTGGTTCCGCCACTGCCGAGACTCGTCTCGCGATGGTATCCTGTGCAGTAGACAATCTTATCTGTGCTCTGAACGGCGATATTTCAAAAAACTGCGCCAACCAACATGTATTCAATAAAAATGGGTAG
- a CDS encoding methyl-accepting chemotaxis protein: MSRVSLKNKLLLISIGSILFISLLFTWQTYSKISSLSDQLKHDAAADLKESAISKLELNTRIAGEQIQAYVEQNLDVAKVVAAQLSDNLTLSNPLSREQISRLIESAKKMAPHSSVLYTFFEPNAFDNNDSEYAGKETNVSAQDDGSFAVTVALNEKGDTTYYPIESAKIKYISEKDDHGQRISEWYLCPKETKKACIVEPYLFDLPNGSQMLMTSLTVPIIKSGVFKGIVGADIDLPVMQEFANELSKGLYDGQGSVTIISKKGLIVASSQYTGSLGKPFKTVDTENGQALLDLANKGGVMEQNGQLMVAQPLSLGKTSTQWNFLISLPISVAMAKLDAKLDLMENVKQRALIEQLTLAVVVSIVATLLMLLIVRSIIRPLQLLNEQVGQLSGNDGDLTQTLNLNAHAELNELSAGFNVFLQKLRDMVNSLKSIGIRVRESSGKNVDASHSSLEETAQQKAELANVVVSTQEMSKAAHEVAQITAELAEKMKLMNGTVRQSQSSIVTSTNTVQELSSSMESAKDSIDKVSARSDDINQILEVIRSVAEQTNLLALNAAIEAARAGEQGRGFAVVADEVRSLASKTQNSTEEIDKLINNLQQEVKVAVSSIADSGEKVALSVQSTEEVNTSLSSIVNDIDLINDHIQQVASAAEEQSQVSVDITGMLRKIEDAAEILAQFAHQTNDSSEQVTQQLDELDNQLSKLKS, from the coding sequence ATGTCGAGAGTCTCTCTGAAGAACAAATTACTGCTTATTAGTATCGGATCTATCTTATTTATTTCTTTGTTATTTACATGGCAGACCTATTCCAAGATCTCTTCTTTGAGTGACCAACTGAAGCATGATGCTGCAGCTGATCTTAAAGAATCAGCGATATCAAAGCTTGAGCTCAATACTCGTATTGCTGGCGAACAAATCCAAGCGTATGTTGAGCAAAACCTAGATGTCGCGAAAGTGGTTGCCGCTCAACTGTCGGATAATTTAACGTTATCGAACCCTTTGTCGAGAGAGCAAATCTCACGTTTGATCGAGTCGGCAAAGAAAATGGCTCCGCATAGCAGTGTCTTATATACCTTTTTTGAGCCCAATGCTTTTGATAATAACGACAGTGAATACGCCGGTAAAGAGACCAATGTGAGTGCCCAAGATGACGGTTCTTTCGCCGTGACAGTGGCCTTAAACGAAAAGGGTGACACCACTTACTACCCGATTGAAAGTGCAAAAATTAAATACATCTCTGAGAAAGACGATCACGGACAACGTATTTCCGAGTGGTATTTATGCCCCAAAGAAACCAAGAAAGCGTGTATTGTGGAACCTTACTTATTTGATTTACCGAATGGCAGCCAAATGTTGATGACGAGCCTGACCGTGCCTATTATCAAGTCCGGAGTGTTCAAAGGCATTGTTGGTGCTGACATAGACTTACCAGTGATGCAAGAGTTTGCCAATGAATTGTCCAAAGGGCTATATGATGGGCAAGGGTCAGTGACGATCATCAGTAAAAAAGGCCTGATCGTCGCATCGAGTCAATACACTGGGAGCTTAGGTAAGCCTTTTAAAACGGTGGATACTGAGAATGGTCAAGCCTTGCTAGATTTAGCCAATAAAGGTGGGGTCATGGAGCAAAACGGTCAATTGATGGTTGCTCAGCCCTTGAGTCTTGGCAAGACCAGCACCCAGTGGAACTTCTTGATTAGCCTACCGATATCGGTTGCCATGGCTAAGTTAGACGCGAAATTGGATCTGATGGAAAACGTCAAGCAACGAGCCCTTATTGAACAGTTGACGCTCGCTGTAGTTGTATCCATTGTCGCGACGTTGCTCATGTTATTAATCGTGCGTTCGATTATTCGTCCACTGCAATTACTCAATGAACAAGTTGGTCAGTTATCGGGCAATGATGGTGACCTAACTCAGACACTTAACCTGAACGCGCATGCGGAGTTAAATGAATTAAGTGCTGGCTTTAATGTGTTTTTACAAAAGCTACGCGATATGGTGAATTCGCTTAAATCGATTGGTATTCGGGTTCGTGAATCTTCTGGTAAGAACGTGGATGCTAGCCATAGTTCATTAGAAGAGACCGCACAACAAAAAGCAGAGCTCGCCAACGTGGTGGTGTCGACTCAAGAAATGTCGAAAGCCGCCCATGAAGTGGCTCAAATTACAGCCGAGTTAGCAGAAAAAATGAAATTGATGAATGGTACCGTTCGTCAATCTCAAAGTAGTATCGTGACGTCAACCAATACGGTGCAAGAACTTAGCAGTAGTATGGAAAGTGCCAAAGACTCGATTGATAAAGTCTCTGCTCGTTCTGATGATATTAACCAAATTCTTGAAGTGATTCGTAGTGTTGCAGAACAGACTAACTTATTGGCACTCAATGCAGCCATTGAAGCGGCTCGTGCGGGAGAGCAAGGTCGAGGTTTTGCGGTGGTGGCTGACGAAGTACGCAGTCTCGCGTCTAAAACGCAAAATTCCACTGAGGAAATTGATAAATTAATTAATAATCTACAACAAGAAGTCAAAGTTGCGGTCAGCAGTATTGCCGACAGTGGCGAAAAAGTGGCGTTATCGGTTCAGTCCACGGAAGAGGTGAATACCAGTCTTTCTTCTATCGTGAATGACATTGACCTCATCAATGATCATATCCAACAAGTCGCTTCAGCCGCTGAAGAGCAAAGCCAAGTGAGTGTTGATATCACAGGCATGCTCAGAAAAATTGAAGATGCCGCGGAGATATTGGCACAGTTTGCTCATCAAACCAATGACAGTAGTGAGCAGGTCACCCAGCAATTGGATGAATTGGACAATCAATTAAGCAAATTGAAAAGTTAA
- a CDS encoding alpha/beta hydrolase, with protein MKSLFIAMGSLLLSACTTLGLEVANIPAKWSHNTIVKNIAFGDDPLQKLDVYEPAKQKDTSKPVIVFFYGGRWESGSKDMYAFIGNKLANQGFVTVIADYRKYPQVRFPVFVQDGAKALAWVDEHIQAYGGDPHRIFVAGHSAGAHIGALLTADERYLNAVGKDRSLIKAFVGLAGPYDFVPQANDLKKMFAPPERYSQMQVTTFIDGSEPPMLLLWGSDDEEVARSNLDALVATCHQKGVPVESKIYPGVGHVDILANQIWFYPGSATALQDMTQFFRSVNKAKGPSHQ; from the coding sequence ATGAAATCACTTTTTATTGCGATGGGCAGTCTCTTATTATCCGCTTGCACAACATTGGGGCTAGAGGTCGCCAATATTCCTGCGAAATGGAGTCACAACACCATCGTGAAAAATATTGCGTTTGGTGATGATCCTCTGCAAAAACTGGATGTGTATGAGCCAGCAAAGCAGAAAGATACCTCAAAACCCGTGATCGTGTTTTTTTATGGTGGGCGCTGGGAGTCTGGCTCAAAAGACATGTACGCGTTTATTGGTAACAAGCTCGCCAACCAAGGCTTTGTTACGGTGATCGCCGATTATCGCAAATATCCGCAAGTGCGTTTTCCTGTGTTTGTGCAAGATGGGGCGAAAGCGTTAGCTTGGGTCGATGAGCATATTCAAGCCTATGGTGGGGATCCTCATCGAATCTTTGTGGCTGGTCACTCTGCTGGGGCGCATATCGGTGCATTGCTGACGGCCGATGAGCGGTATCTAAATGCGGTTGGAAAAGACCGAAGCCTGATCAAAGCCTTCGTTGGTTTAGCTGGCCCTTATGATTTTGTGCCACAAGCTAATGATTTAAAAAAGATGTTTGCGCCGCCAGAACGTTATTCACAAATGCAAGTGACTACGTTTATCGATGGTAGTGAACCACCGATGTTATTGCTTTGGGGAAGCGATGATGAGGAAGTCGCGCGTAGTAACCTCGATGCACTGGTCGCGACGTGCCATCAAAAAGGTGTGCCCGTCGAGAGTAAAATATACCCAGGGGTCGGGCATGTCGATATTTTAGCGAACCAGATTTGGTTTTATCCGGGCAGTGCAACGGCACTGCAAGATATGACGCAATTTTTCCGTTCGGTCAATAAAGCGAAGGGCCCGTCGCATCAATAA
- a CDS encoding SDR family NAD(P)-dependent oxidoreductase yields the protein MKILIIGGTGGIGRAIIEYCLSNDEHTTVYATYHCTPPSIDHERVTWYKTDVSSEADVFALSLRLTKFDLLINAVGTLHSPDHRPEKSINEFDLDFFQHNFNANTVPTLLLSKHFALHLKAKYPTYFIALSARIGSIEDNRIGGWVSYRCSKAALNMAIKTISVEWKVKQPNCCIIAFHPGTTDTELSKPFQKNVAPQQLFSPRYVAHCLLDVIHNLTPENTGRFYSYSGEEIPW from the coding sequence ATGAAGATACTGATCATTGGTGGAACAGGCGGAATTGGCCGCGCTATCATCGAATACTGCCTGAGCAATGACGAACATACCACTGTGTATGCCACCTATCATTGCACACCGCCCTCAATCGACCATGAGCGTGTCACTTGGTATAAAACCGATGTCAGCTCAGAAGCGGATGTGTTTGCGTTATCACTGCGCCTCACTAAGTTCGACCTACTGATTAATGCGGTTGGAACCTTACATTCGCCCGATCACAGGCCAGAGAAATCCATTAATGAGTTTGACCTCGATTTTTTTCAACACAACTTCAACGCGAATACTGTCCCGACGCTGTTATTAAGCAAACATTTTGCCCTTCATCTTAAAGCGAAATACCCCACTTATTTCATTGCGCTTTCTGCCAGAATTGGCAGTATCGAGGATAATCGTATCGGTGGCTGGGTCAGTTATCGCTGTTCAAAAGCGGCCTTAAACATGGCCATTAAAACAATCAGTGTGGAATGGAAAGTCAAACAACCCAACTGTTGTATTATCGCGTTTCACCCAGGTACCACCGATACCGAATTATCCAAACCATTTCAAAAGAATGTCGCACCACAGCAACTGTTTTCGCCCCGCTATGTCGCTCACTGTTTATTAGATGTGATACACAATCTCACACCCGAGAACACCGGTCGCTTTTACAGTTACAGCGGTGAAGAGATCCCTTGGTAA